A genome region from Colwellia sp. Arc7-D includes the following:
- a CDS encoding BspA family leucine-rich repeat surface protein: MTVNQIVPADDSFTVPSSYQLDIIDLPASFIEPISLTLNTQTDSTSTKIFYYDNTLGLQPVPDSMIDNLDATNDSITVKATVQELMGLQSEEISTLSQKVSFNKSPYITNSSLTSSNILSSILFVIANTETSKALYERFFTKENLSPNFKFDFSSTTGSRAINLGSNPSYTIGSHIEESGVLINTTGAIVFSPNVNVNNYSLTLYFDRIDKEGVLLSQENTESLGNYNYIFIDQPSNKPTAVTLVKQDSQFTIYLNGKPYQQREALEGIPEYSAFMPITIGKPLSNCDANNDTTSCLNNKQLEGVLLEIEFYEHALSQAGVRKTVNGKYNEWMSDTDTDSDTLLDVDELLGFVIYDEGNIVQTNYLLADSDSDSLNDNDELQGWLNIGSNSPSSLTTGKSQKTSTLNSHSGDIDYCDGPFLSSACISYLKTYKKVSDPLTDDSDKDGISDADEYFLGTNSNSKDSDNDGLLDKQELYLETDPSDPDTDGDGLMDGMEYYLSGEVAFPNLGDDGVVDLGLDPTTPNVIDTYEGIEEIELTINYLLEKQTDGIFSEIFNKASIAIWSSQLEKVKQLGMNNFTLRSHFHNGYGTNEFKYINFNNYSDQLALYNKAISRADLFTEYKITHIGYGLKKGSAFEAKNSYQAIGQITGMFAAFAPIADIPLTARDLTANLIYGRFDDAVLDLVSLIPAGGDAAKIYAKIIPLIKKFRNNKRFANVIIKLLSEYASKFTNTQKISIMATLIGADVLDALMYEGASSSVSNTTSLERNAIQLSNEFNTSAAPLRFTIDEVIAIAKGVDVKKLKNLLDDDSIEVVKAPPLAPDVGAFNGVFHRSLLNEHWKNAQDFVESVIKESGAVTKQEVTMTPPKGKKYINGKEAGELVNKRRDDIVVDKGDVYKNSDGTQSIDVDTHEVKAGPMSYSKEIRKEVEKDCLRLNAKGRNDQFTRMDKSGGTTFVNVENVTWHFTASGKTSKKVVLGASKPLLEALKCKKYGGKAIKVKAYLPTPKSTSAKSSNQTSKIAKAVFITKDINVGDAPLNNSQSTSSFINTPIQLDISFGYRELLDSDGDGYDDAIDVFPNDIRYHLDTDNDGMADAWEVLYGLDPNDDTDKDLDPDNDELSSLAEFELTLELGSDYSGYHPTRASPKVPQAKTINIQVGGSYQFPLAPIVTWSGKDESFEAYLLTETMSDGLSPLGADEFNHFGLKVDETVTQGTQLTLTYRIQLTTGELTNLASLTVNTSIIDANEKPFIFTVKIEDGNSVQFYTNNEYTYNYSIDWGDGYKSTNLTSDTSHTYESNGEYELTVTGLLPSVHFNISYPESQCYISEVTQWGSNRWVSMQSMFNGCHSLSIKAQDEPDLSLVTNMDGMFVDATSFNDDISTWNVSNVTTMYFMFAKAISFNQDISTWDVSNVTNMGIMFDNAISFNQDISNWDVSNVTNMGTMFNNAISFNQDISTWDVSNVTNMGFMFYNAMSFNQDISTWDVSNVTNMGSMFYNATSFNQDISTWDVSKVTYMGYMFSGASAFNQDISAWDVSNVTSMRWTFSGASLFNRDISAWDVSKVTDMDYMFSGASAFNQDISAWDVSNVTSMRDTFSGASAFNQDISAWDVSNVTSMIWTFSGASSFNQDISRWNVGNVTSMVAMFRGASEFNQNISGWDVSKVTLMLDMFSGASSFNQSIAAWDVSNVTHINGMFSNAIEFNQDISAWDVSNVTHMSYTFSGASSFNQNLATWDTSNVISMWAMFSGASSFNQNISAWDTSKVTYMDYMFSRTSAFNQDISAWDVSNVTDMSNTFAGATVFNQDISAWDVSNVTDMDYMFSGANAFNQDISMWDVSNVTNMHSTFSGASAFNQDISMWDVSNVTNMGSMFYNAISFNQDISAWDVSHVVDMSYMFWKAESFSANLSSWDVSSVTIYNNFSNGKLIPPIWP, encoded by the coding sequence GTGACAGTAAACCAAATAGTACCGGCTGATGACTCCTTTACGGTCCCTTCCTCATATCAACTAGATATTATAGATTTACCTGCAAGTTTTATCGAACCAATATCGTTAACACTGAACACACAAACAGATTCCACAAGTACAAAAATATTTTATTATGATAATACGTTAGGCTTACAGCCAGTTCCCGACAGTATGATTGATAACTTGGATGCTACAAATGATTCAATAACAGTAAAAGCTACAGTCCAAGAGCTTATGGGGCTTCAATCAGAAGAAATTTCAACTTTATCTCAAAAGGTCTCATTTAATAAAAGTCCATATATAACCAACTCATCTCTTACTTCAAGTAATATTTTAAGCTCAATTCTTTTTGTTATTGCTAACACGGAAACGAGTAAAGCTTTATATGAACGTTTTTTTACAAAGGAAAACTTATCGCCAAATTTTAAATTTGATTTTTCAAGTACAACGGGAAGTCGAGCCATTAATTTAGGTAGCAATCCTAGTTATACCATTGGTTCTCATATCGAAGAATCAGGGGTGTTGATTAATACCACTGGCGCTATTGTTTTCTCACCTAATGTTAACGTCAATAATTATAGTCTTACGTTATATTTTGATCGGATAGATAAAGAAGGTGTTTTATTATCACAAGAAAATACTGAAAGCTTAGGTAACTACAATTACATATTTATTGACCAACCTTCTAATAAACCCACAGCCGTAACGCTTGTAAAGCAAGATAGTCAGTTCACGATATATCTAAATGGTAAGCCCTATCAGCAAAGAGAAGCCTTAGAAGGCATTCCTGAATACTCTGCGTTTATGCCCATAACCATCGGTAAGCCTTTAAGTAATTGTGATGCAAATAATGATACAACTTCGTGTTTGAACAATAAGCAACTAGAAGGCGTTTTACTTGAAATAGAATTCTACGAGCATGCTCTTTCGCAAGCCGGAGTTCGTAAGACTGTGAATGGTAAATATAATGAGTGGATGTCTGATACTGATACCGATTCAGACACATTGCTTGATGTTGATGAACTATTAGGCTTCGTTATTTATGATGAAGGTAATATTGTTCAAACTAATTATTTGCTCGCCGATTCTGATTCTGATTCCCTTAATGATAATGATGAATTACAAGGTTGGTTAAATATAGGTTCGAATTCGCCATCTTCTTTAACAACTGGTAAGTCGCAAAAGACTAGTACACTGAATAGTCATTCTGGAGATATTGATTATTGTGATGGTCCCTTTTTATCATCAGCCTGTATTTCTTATTTAAAAACATATAAAAAAGTTTCAGACCCATTAACTGATGATTCAGATAAAGATGGGATTAGCGATGCTGATGAATACTTTTTAGGTACAAACTCAAACTCTAAAGATTCTGATAATGATGGTTTGTTGGACAAACAAGAGCTCTATCTTGAAACAGACCCGTCCGATCCAGATACAGACGGTGATGGCCTGATGGACGGTATGGAATATTACTTATCAGGTGAAGTTGCGTTTCCTAATTTAGGTGATGATGGCGTTGTTGATTTAGGTTTAGATCCAACCACACCTAATGTTATAGATACTTATGAAGGTATTGAAGAGATAGAGTTAACCATTAATTACTTATTAGAAAAACAAACCGATGGCATATTCTCTGAAATATTTAATAAGGCAAGTATTGCCATATGGTCATCACAGCTAGAAAAAGTTAAACAGCTAGGAATGAATAATTTTACTTTGCGTAGTCACTTTCATAATGGATATGGTACCAATGAATTTAAATATATAAATTTTAATAATTATTCTGATCAGCTTGCACTTTATAATAAAGCCATAAGTAGAGCTGATTTATTTACAGAATACAAAATAACACATATAGGCTATGGACTAAAAAAAGGGTCTGCGTTTGAGGCTAAAAACTCTTACCAAGCGATAGGACAAATAACAGGAATGTTTGCCGCCTTTGCTCCTATTGCTGATATTCCATTAACTGCCAGAGATTTAACTGCAAATTTAATCTATGGTCGTTTTGATGATGCTGTATTAGATTTGGTTTCTTTGATTCCTGCTGGGGGTGATGCAGCTAAGATTTATGCCAAGATAATTCCTTTAATTAAGAAGTTTAGAAACAATAAGCGATTTGCTAATGTAATCATAAAGCTGTTATCTGAATATGCATCAAAATTCACTAACACACAAAAGATTTCAATCATGGCAACCTTAATTGGTGCGGATGTGTTAGATGCCCTAATGTATGAAGGTGCAAGTAGCTCTGTAAGTAATACAACATCATTAGAAAGAAATGCAATTCAACTATCTAATGAATTTAATACCTCTGCCGCTCCCCTTCGCTTTACCATTGATGAAGTTATAGCTATTGCGAAAGGCGTAGATGTAAAAAAATTAAAAAACCTGCTTGATGACGATAGTATTGAAGTGGTCAAAGCTCCGCCTTTAGCCCCCGACGTAGGTGCTTTTAACGGTGTATTTCATAGGTCTCTTCTTAATGAGCATTGGAAAAATGCACAAGATTTTGTTGAATCTGTGATTAAAGAATCAGGAGCTGTCACTAAACAAGAAGTTACTATGACACCGCCCAAAGGTAAAAAATATATCAATGGAAAAGAAGCTGGTGAATTAGTTAATAAACGAAGAGATGATATTGTTGTAGACAAAGGGGATGTATACAAAAATAGTGATGGAACTCAATCTATAGATGTTGATACTCACGAGGTTAAAGCGGGACCGATGAGTTATTCAAAGGAAATAAGGAAAGAAGTTGAGAAAGATTGTTTACGCTTAAATGCTAAAGGACGTAATGATCAATTCACCAGAATGGATAAGTCAGGTGGGACAACCTTCGTTAATGTAGAAAATGTTACGTGGCACTTTACAGCTAGTGGTAAAACATCAAAGAAAGTTGTCTTAGGAGCCAGTAAGCCATTATTAGAAGCCTTGAAATGTAAAAAATATGGTGGAAAAGCAATTAAAGTAAAAGCCTACTTGCCGACACCTAAATCAACAAGTGCAAAAAGCTCTAATCAAACAAGTAAAATTGCTAAAGCAGTTTTTATTACCAAAGATATTAATGTGGGAGATGCTCCCTTAAATAACTCTCAAAGTACTAGTTCATTTATTAACACGCCTATCCAACTTGATATTAGCTTTGGCTATAGAGAATTATTAGACAGCGATGGTGATGGTTATGACGATGCCATTGATGTATTCCCTAACGATATCAGATATCACTTAGATACTGATAATGATGGAATGGCTGATGCTTGGGAGGTTCTCTACGGACTTGATCCTAATGACGATACTGACAAAGATTTAGATCCAGATAACGATGAATTATCTAGCTTAGCTGAGTTTGAATTAACTCTCGAGCTTGGCAGTGATTATTCAGGCTATCATCCAACAAGAGCCTCACCTAAAGTCCCACAAGCTAAGACTATTAATATTCAAGTAGGTGGCTCTTATCAATTTCCTTTGGCTCCTATTGTTACGTGGTCAGGAAAAGATGAGTCTTTTGAAGCCTACTTACTTACTGAGACTATGAGCGATGGCCTGAGCCCTTTAGGGGCTGATGAATTCAATCACTTTGGATTAAAAGTCGATGAAACGGTGACACAAGGCACTCAATTAACCCTTACATACCGTATTCAATTAACTACAGGGGAGTTAACTAATTTAGCCTCTCTGACTGTAAATACAAGCATAATAGATGCTAATGAGAAGCCATTTATTTTTACAGTAAAAATAGAAGATGGTAATAGTGTTCAATTTTATACTAATAATGAATATACCTATAATTACTCTATTGATTGGGGAGATGGTTACAAATCGACAAATTTAACTAGTGATACAAGTCATACATATGAATCTAATGGTGAATATGAGTTGACTGTAACTGGTTTATTACCTTCTGTACATTTTAATATCTCGTATCCAGAATCGCAGTGCTATATTTCTGAGGTCACACAATGGGGAAGTAATCGTTGGGTTTCAATGCAATCGATGTTTAATGGTTGTCACTCTTTATCGATAAAGGCCCAAGACGAACCTGATTTATCTTTGGTTACAAACATGGATGGTATGTTTGTCGATGCTACGTCTTTTAATGACGATATTTCTACTTGGAATGTAAGCAATGTGACTACAATGTATTTCATGTTTGCTAAGGCGATCTCTTTCAACCAAGATATCTCTACTTGGGATGTAAGCAATGTAACTAACATGGGTATCATGTTTGATAACGCGATCTCTTTCAACCAAGATATCTCTAATTGGGATGTAAGCAATGTAACTAACATGGGTACCATGTTTAATAACGCGATCTCTTTCAACCAAGATATCTCTACTTGGGATGTAAGCAATGTAACTAACATGGGTTTCATGTTTTATAACGCGATGTCTTTCAACCAAGATATCTCTACTTGGGATGTAAGCAATGTAACTAACATGGGTTCCATGTTTTATAACGCGACCTCTTTCAACCAAGATATCTCTACTTGGGATGTAAGCAAAGTTACTTATATGGGCTACATGTTTTCTGGAGCAAGCGCATTCAATCAAGACATTTCTGCGTGGGATGTAAGCAATGTGACAAGTATGCGTTGGACTTTTTCTGGCGCGAGCTTATTCAACCGAGATATTTCTGCTTGGGATGTAAGCAAAGTTACTGATATGGACTACATGTTTTCTGGAGCAAGCGCATTCAATCAAGACATTTCTGCGTGGGATGTAAGCAATGTGACAAGTATGCGTGACACTTTTTCTGGCGCGAGCGCATTCAATCAAGACATTTCTGCGTGGGATGTAAGCAATGTGACAAGTATGATTTGGACTTTTTCTGGTGCTAGCTCATTTAACCAAGACATTTCTAGATGGAATGTTGGCAATGTGACTAGCATGGTTGCTATGTTTCGAGGAGCAAGCGAATTCAATCAAAACATATCTGGTTGGGATGTTAGCAAGGTTACCTTAATGCTTGATATGTTTTCTGGCGCTAGCTCATTCAATCAAAGTATTGCCGCGTGGGATGTAAGCAATGTAACTCATATCAACGGAATGTTTTCTAACGCTATCGAATTCAACCAAGATATTTCGGCTTGGGATGTAAGCAATGTAACTCATATGTCCTACACGTTTTCTGGTGCAAGCTCATTTAACCAAAATCTAGCCACTTGGGATACAAGCAATGTAATTAGCATGTGGGCCATGTTTAGTGGCGCTAGCTCATTCAATCAAAATATTTCGGCTTGGGATACAAGCAAAGTTACTTATATGGACTACATGTTTTCTAGAACAAGCGCATTCAATCAAGACATTTCTGCGTGGGATGTAAGCAATGTGACTGATATGAGTAACACTTTTGCTGGCGCGACCGTTTTCAACCAAGATATTTCAGCTTGGGATGTAAGCAATGTGACTGATATGGACTACATGTTTTCTGGAGCAAATGCATTCAACCAAGACATTTCTATGTGGGATGTAAGCAATGTAACTAATATGCATAGCACTTTTTCTGGTGCCAGCGCATTCAACCAAGACATTTCTATGTGGGATGTAAGCAATGTAACTAACATGGGTTCCATGTTTTATAACGCGATCTCTTTCAACCAAGATATTTCTGCGTGGGATGTTAGTCATGTTGTTGACATGAGCTATATGTTTTGGAAAGCAGAAAGTTTTAGCGCCAACCTGTCAAGTTGGGATGTTAGTAGCGTGACTATTTACAATAATTTTTCCAATGGCAAGCTTATTCCACCTATTTGGCCTTAA
- a CDS encoding serine protease produces the protein MKNKICLLLLIFIFTQASANVESVVKIQSSDMSTNGNGVVVGHDDKFVYLATAMHVIDEIDVSNVYFYFYHYTDFPQFEKIEILGGEVLNNFKDIDLSFIRVPKNDSLKSSPMLSVELGRTRFCRDREKSTILGFSGAATTTFQKVESELMTFDYYDNPKFFRIASPSLDEGMSGSPVLGNQSIWRGILLSRSNSNQGQVLHVNEIIKKVDALSIPKNHIGSHLKSGVTWGLSSIYVKPKNGQQGINVDSVKELKLELNPNGKVSGTFTSSYCFTEKGIRFDDVKGSGYFFKTPSANNPSFFNPHSIFTPTILAYHFVITQPSFAFNFQTGKTAKPKLQLENENYRLLFDKLD, from the coding sequence ATGAAAAATAAAATTTGCTTATTACTCTTGATATTCATCTTCACTCAAGCCAGTGCTAATGTCGAGTCAGTCGTCAAGATTCAAAGTAGTGATATGTCTACTAATGGAAACGGGGTAGTTGTAGGTCATGATGATAAATTTGTTTATTTGGCCACTGCAATGCATGTCATTGATGAGATTGACGTTTCAAATGTGTATTTTTACTTTTATCACTATACCGATTTTCCGCAATTTGAGAAAATAGAAATTTTAGGTGGTGAGGTATTAAATAACTTTAAAGATATAGATTTATCCTTTATAAGAGTACCAAAAAATGATTCTCTAAAGAGCTCTCCGATGCTCTCCGTAGAGCTTGGTAGAACACGTTTTTGTAGGGATAGGGAAAAGTCTACAATTTTAGGTTTTTCAGGTGCAGCTACTACAACATTCCAGAAAGTAGAGTCTGAGTTAATGACCTTTGACTATTATGATAATCCAAAGTTTTTTAGGATAGCTTCTCCTTCATTAGACGAGGGTATGTCTGGTTCACCAGTCTTAGGTAATCAGAGCATTTGGAGAGGGATTTTGTTATCAAGATCAAATTCTAATCAAGGACAAGTCCTACATGTAAATGAGATCATCAAAAAGGTCGACGCATTGTCTATTCCAAAAAATCATATTGGTAGCCACCTAAAATCAGGTGTAACTTGGGGCTTATCTTCAATTTATGTTAAACCTAAAAATGGCCAACAGGGTATTAATGTGGATTCGGTAAAAGAATTAAAACTAGAATTGAATCCAAATGGAAAAGTAAGCGGAACATTTACCTCTTCATATTGCTTTACCGAAAAAGGAATCAGATTTGACGATGTTAAGGGAAGCGGGTACTTTTTCAAAACTCCTAGCGCAAATAATCCAAGTTTCTTTAATCCACACTCTATTTTTACTCCTACGATACTGGCTTACCACTTTGTCATTACTCAACCTTCTTTCGCATTTAATTTTCAAACGGGAAAAACCGCAAAGCCAAAACTTCAACTAGAAAATGAAAACTATAGACTTCTGTTTGATAAATTAGATTGA
- a CDS encoding thrombospondin type 3 repeat-containing protein — protein sequence MNGPRFYFQVVVIISGILGLTACGGSGSEKKKDPLPEPVIVESIYSEEVNNYYSLDPYTDDTDSDGLKDDYEITYSNEHMSPSLADTDKNGISDANEDNDQDGLTNLHEQELATSPFSHDTDSDGLTDKEEITLKTDPLKVTVMKTDF from the coding sequence ATGAATGGACCTCGCTTCTACTTTCAAGTTGTAGTAATTATCTCCGGTATTTTAGGACTAACGGCCTGTGGTGGGAGTGGCTCGGAAAAAAAGAAAGATCCTTTACCTGAACCAGTAATAGTTGAATCTATTTACTCTGAAGAAGTTAATAATTACTACAGCTTAGATCCTTACACCGATGATACTGACAGTGATGGTCTAAAGGATGATTATGAAATTACGTATTCAAATGAACATATGTCTCCAAGCCTTGCTGATACCGATAAAAATGGTATATCTGATGCGAATGAAGACAATGACCAAGATGGCTTAACTAATCTTCACGAGCAAGAATTAGCAACTTCACCTTTTTCTCATGATACTGACTCAGATGGCTTGACTGACAAAGAAGAAATTACACTAAAGACAGATCCCTTAAAAGTGACAGTGATGAAGACGGACTTCTAG